In Halichondria panicea chromosome 9, odHalPani1.1, whole genome shotgun sequence, a genomic segment contains:
- the LOC135341126 gene encoding tubulin beta chain, whose translation MREIVHLQAGQCGNQIGAKFWEVISDEHGIDPTGSYHGDSDLQLERINVYYNEASGGKYVPRAVLVDLEPGTMDSVRSGPFGQIFRPDNFVFGQSGAGNNWAKGHYTEGAELVDSVLDVVRKEAESCDCLQGFQLTHSLGGGTGSGMGTLLISKIREEYPDRIMNTFSVVPSPKVSDTVVEPYNATLSVHQLVENTDETYCIDNEALYDICFRTLKLTTPTYGDLNHLVSATMSGVTTCLRFPGQLNADLRKLAVNMVPFPRLHFFMPGFAPLTSRGSQQYRALTVPELTQQMFDAKNMMAACDPRHGRYLTVAAMFRGRMSMKEVDEQMLNVQNKNSSYFVEWIPNNVKTAVCDIPPRGLKMSGTFVGNSTAIQELFKRISEQFTAMFRRKAFLHWYTGEGMDEMEFTEAESNMNDLVSEYQQYQDATAEDEGEFDEEEEGDEEAA comes from the exons ATGCGTGAGATTGTTCACTTGCAAGCTGGCCAGTGTGGAAACCAAATTGGAGCTAAA TTTTGGGAAGTCATCTCTGACGAACATGGCATCGACCCAACTGGCTCCTACCATGGAGACTCAGACCTCCAGCTAGAGAGAATCAACGTATACTACAATGAAGCCtctggtggcaaatatgttccCAGGGCTGTTTTGGTTGACTTGGAGCCAGGAACTATGGACTCAGTTCGTTCTGGACCCTTTGGACAGATTTTCAGACCTGATAACTTCGTGTTTG GTCAAAGTGGAGCTGGTAACAACTGGGCCAAGGGTCACTACACTGAGGGAGCCGAACTAGTGGACTCCGTTCTTGATGTAGTACGAAAGGAGGCCGAGAGCTGTGACTGTCTACAAGGTTTCCAGCTCACACACTCACTTGGTGGTGGGACTGGGTCTGGCATGGGTACCCTTCTCATCTCGAAAATTCGTGAGGAGTACCCCGATAGAATCATGAACACTTTCAGCGTTGTACCTTCCCCTAAGGTGTCTGACACCGTAGTCGAGCCATACAATGCCACTCTCTCTGTACATCAGCTTGTAGAAAACACCGACGAGACCTACTGCATCGACAACGAAGCCCTTTATGACATCTGCTTCCGCACACTGAAGCTCACCACACCAACCTATGGCGACCTCAACCATCTTGTGTCTGCTACCATGAGTGGTGTCACTACCTGCCTTAGATTTCCTGGTCAACTGAACGCTGATCTCCGTAAACTTGCTGTCAACATGGTTCCCTTCCCCCGTCTTCACTTCTTCATGCCCGGCTTTGCTCCCCTCACCAGCCGTGGATCCCAACAATATCGTGCCCTCACTGTTCCCGAGCTCACTcagcaaatgtttgatgccaAGAACATGATGGCTGCTTGTGATCCTCGTCATGGTCGCTACCTCACCGTTGCTGCCATGTTCCGTGGTCGTATGTCAATGAAGGAGGTTGATGAGCAGATGCTGAACGTGCAGAACAAGAACAGCTCCTACTTTGTTGAGTGGATTCCTAACAACGTGAAAACTGCGGTCTGTGACATCCCTCCCCGTGGTCTCAAGATGTCAGGAACCTTTGTTGGCAATAGCACTGCTATCCAAGAGCTTTTCAAACGTATCAGCGAGCAGTTCACAGCTATGTTCAGGCGTAAGGCTTTCTTGCATTGGTATACTGGAGAGGGCATGGACGAGATGGAGTTCACtgag GCTGAGTCCAACATGAACGACCTTGTGTCTGAGTACCAGCAGTACCAAGATGCCACAGCTGAGGATGAGGGAGAATTTGATGAAGAAGAAGAGGGTGATGAAGAGGCTGCCTAA
- the LOC135341134 gene encoding M-phase phosphoprotein 6-like has product MAHPVKKQLSKNLAEMKFMQKGLSTDGTQVGESHDSSSMGALIKKWVVPDVPVVDDVTNKMKSTNSFIQCEELNRLGRFSYNKFNKEIERLSERYARQGGLLNEESSEDEEEATVSVQEMVRRYEDNTSKKSLGKHGRLYEDNFDGSERHRLLKKRISKMDKDGFIRPS; this is encoded by the exons ATGGCACACCCTGTGAAGAAACAGCTCTCTAAAAATCTTGCAGAAATGAAG TTTATGCAGAAAGGATTGAGCACTGACGGTACTCAGGTTGGTGAATCCCATGATTCATCATCTATGGGAGCACTAATCAAGAAATGGGTTGTTCCTGATGTCCCAGTAGTGGATGATGT GACCAACAAAATGAAGTCCACTAACAGTTTTATCCAATGTGAAGAGCTGAATAGATTGGGCAGGTTCTCGTACAACAAGTTCAACAAAGAAATTGAG AGGCTGAGTGAGCGTTATGCCAGGCAGGGAGGGTTGTTAAACGAGGAGAGCAGTGAAGatgaagaggaggctacagtGTCAGTGCAGGAAATGGTCAGACG GTACGAAGACAACACCTCAAAAAAGTCGTTAGGCAAGCATGGGCGATTGTACGAGGACAACTTTGATGGATCAGAAAGACATAGACTGTTAAAAAAGCGTATTAGTAAAATGGACAAAGATGGTTTTATTAGACCTAGCTAG
- the LOC135341127 gene encoding protein-L-histidine N-pros-methyltransferase-like: MYVDLSFLVPVGTFSTTPTLGLAGSWLGSFLSLVWSLACTHGFPSSGNFPCVVCVWAMRAGSKKILEAALRQYEDQEYLQLRYTCNTSQLPSEIASQFVQLDKDEETIAFLNKSRRNSGNICLQLLYTCVQILLSLFFSQTSINGLLEKGRMFVFSTKHLSLLLPSVSPALVLDIGSGDGHVTDKIRESFGVKSIRVTEMSRVMQRTLRKKKYQVLSVEKWHEEEVSYDLISCLNVLDRCDTPLTMLKRMHNKLSPGGHLLLTLVLPYQPFVESWASQAPPSEVLPLNEGDCWEEGVGELWEKTLKPLGFELMAVSRLPYLCEGDLNQDYFSLDDAVFVLKKK, translated from the exons ATGTATGTAGATCTATCATTTCTGGTACCGGTTGGTActttctcgacaacaccaacCCTAGGACTAGCTGGCAGCTGGCTAGGGTCTTTCCTGTCTCTTGTCTGGTCTCTTGCTTGCACACATGGCTTTCCCAGTAGTGGGAATttcccctgtgttgtgtgtgtgtgggcaatGAGAGCTGGTTCCAAGAAAATTCTAGAGGCTGCTTTGAGGCAGTACGAAGATCAAGAATATCTTCAACTG CGCTACACTTGTAACACCAGTCAGCTCCCATCAGAGATTGCCTCGCAGTTTGTACAGCTGGACAAGGACGAAGAAACCATTGCATTTTTGAACAAAAGTCGTCGAAATTCAGGAAACATTTGTCTTCAGCTGCTCTACACCTGTGTGCAGATACTGCTGAGCCTGTTTTTCTCACAGACTAGCATCAATGG ACTACTAGAGAAAGGCAGAATGTTTGTGTTTTCCACCAAGCACCTCTCACTGTTGCTCCCATCTGTCTCTCCTGCCCTTGTCCTGGATATCGGTTCAGgtgatggtcatgtgactgaCAAAATTCGAGAGAGTTTTGGGGTTAAGTCCATTCGGGTGACCGAAATGTCTAGAGTCATGCAGAGGACACTCAGGAAGAAAAAATATCA GGTTTTGAGTGTGGAGAAGTGGCACGAGGAGGAAGTATCCTATGACCTCATCAGCTGTCTGAACGTCCTGGACAGATGTGACACACCACTGACCATGCTCAAACGCATGCACAACAAACTCTCTCCTGGTGGACACCTGCTCCTCACTCTCGTGTTGCCATATCAACCATTTGTGGAGAGTTGGGCATCCCAAGCCCCGCCCAGTGAGGTCTTGCCACTAAATGAGGGGGATTGCTGGGAGGAGGGAGTGGGGGAGCTGTGGGAGAAGACTTTGAAGCCACTGGGATTTGAGTTGATGGCAGTGAGCAGACTGCCATATCTCTGTGAGGGAGACTTGAATCAGGACTACTTCTCTCTTGACGATGCCGTCTTTGTATTGAAGAAAAAATAA
- the LOC135341154 gene encoding nuclear envelope phosphatase-regulatory subunit 1-like, with the protein MNREQAEDLKAFEQRLMECVRFVRTRTKKWRFILVGVLLWFLLSLYIWWMDDNHYEGYWDMMSANKSLTASLLVLTLLYVFGVFERNNAANILTSRCQNVLYDYNMSCDQEGKLIIRRKPATVITSYPS; encoded by the exons ATGAACAGAGAGCAAGCTGAAG ATTTGAAAGCATTTGAGCAAAGATTGATGGAGTGTGTGAGGTTTGTTCGAACTAGGACAAAAAAATGGAGAT TCATACTAGTTGGAGTGTTGCTGTGGTTCCTCTTGTCACTGTACATTTGGTGGATGGATGATAATCATTAT GAAGGTTACTGGGATATGATGAGTGCTAACAAAAGTTTAACAGCTAGTCTTCTTGTGTTGACCTTGCTCTACGTTTTTGGAGTATTTGAAAGAAACAATGCAGCAAACAT TCTAACTTCAAGGTGTCAGAATGTGCTCTATGACTACAATATGTCTTGCGATCAG gaagGCAAACTGATTATTAGAAGAAAACCAGCAACAGTCATTACTAGTTATCCTAGTTAA
- the LOC135341131 gene encoding transmembrane protein 64-like, which produces MAVEQREYAQDNLDSVTNKSFCKPLPMWLRSLPLLVIALLCLSLLILSHGKFGLWKWLEELHWLWSLLVFILLFTMVSFPFGFGYVILNMMCGYLYGFVRGQLIVTVSVIVGFSLAFTMCRSLFKDYTRGMVNSTTTLQAILQVIDGPNGFKIILLTRLTPIPFGLQTVMFAVTQVSLYECLLASVLGLLPLQLLNTYVGSTVRSMQEVGGTHSYVILASQIISSVFLMAYLLQTARRELVKHTRVADIEADISNNA; this is translated from the exons ATGGCTGTTGAACAGAGAGAATATGCCCAAGATAACCTCGACTCTGTCACCAATAAATCATTCTGTAAGCCACTTCCCATGTGGTTGCGGTCCTTACCCCTattagtgatagcattgttaTGTTTATCTTTATTGATCTTGAGCCATGGAAAGTTTGGACTATGGAAGTGGCTAGAGGAGCTACACTGGTTATGGAGTCTACTAGTGTTTATCCTTCTTTTCACAATGGTTTCGTTCCCATTTGGTTTTGGTTACGTCATCTTGAACATGATGTGTGGGTATCTGTACGGTTTCGTGAGAGGTCAACTTATTGTGACGGTATCTGTGATTGTTGGTTTCTCCCTAGCGTTTACAATGTGTAGAAGCTTGTTTAAAGACTATACGAGAGGTATGGTGAATTCAACCACTACGTTGCAGGCAATACTGCAAGTTATCGATGGCCCAAATGGATTCAAGATTATCTTATTGACCAGACTAACTCCGATACCATTTGGACTTCAGACAGTCATGTTTGCT GTGACCCAGGTGAGTCTCTACGAGTGTCTACTGGCCTCTGTTTTGGGACTGCTGCCCCTACAACTATTGAACACTTACGTGGGGAGCACTGTACGGAGCATGCAGGAGGTTGGCGGGACTCACAGCTATGTCATTTTGGCAAGTCAAATCATCAGCAGTGTGTTTTTAATGGCATACTTACTGCAAACAGCAAGGAGAGAACTAGTGAAGCACACTAGAGTAGCTGACATTGAGGCAGACATATCAAACAATGCTTGA
- the LOC135341132 gene encoding ribosomal RNA small subunit methyltransferase NEP1-like, which translates to MDMDDNHAKTGSEKKRKRITNDYETELDTSKPRKIPRTLTEKDGEKRLIVILENASLETVKVGKKFELLNSEDHKGQLVKYGRDVSSARPDITHQCLMMLLDSPLNRAGLLQVYIHTAKNVLIEVNPHVRIPRTFRRFCGLMVQLLHKLSIHADDGPMKLMKVVKNPITDHLPTGCVKLGTSYHSEEMVDVKAFTKDKPVVFVIGSMAHGKIDVDYVEKEVSISGYPLSAALTCAKVCTSFESGWGIK; encoded by the exons ATGGATATGGATGATAATCATGCTAAAACTGGCtcagaaaagaaaagaaaaagaatAACTAATGACTATGAAACCGAATTAGACACGAGTAAGCCACGGAAAATCCCAAGAACACTCACAGAAAAGGACGGTGAGAAGAGACTGATTGTTATCCTTGAAAATGCTTCTCTGGAAACTGTTAAG GTGGGTAAGAAGTTTGAGCTGCTTAATAGTGAAGATCACAAAGGGCAGCTGGTCAAATACGGTCGAGACGTGTCATCTGCTCGGCCAGATATCACTCATCAGTGTCTCATGATGCTGCTAGACAGCCCTCTCAACAGAGCTGGTCTCCTGCAGGTGTACATTCATACAGCCAAGAATGTCCTTATTGAAGTTAACCCACACGTCAGAATTCCAAGAACTTTCAGACGATTTTGTGGATTAATGG TTCAGTTGCTACACAAGCTGAGTATTCATGCTGATGATGGACCAATGAAACTGATGAAA GTAGTCAAGAATCCCATCACTGACCATCTCCCAACTGGTTGCGTCAAGCTAGGTACCTCCTACCATTCAGAAGAGATGGTGGATGTGAAGGCATTTACCAAGGACAAGCCAGTTGTGTTTGTGATCGGATCTATGGCTCATGGAAAG ATTGATGTTGACTATGTGGAAAAAGAGGTCTCCATTAGTGGATATCCACTCTCAGCAGCACTGACATGTGCCAAAGTTTGCACCTCATTTGAGTCAGGGTGGGGCATTAAATGA
- the LOC135341135 gene encoding proteasome assembly chaperone 4-like yields the protein MEEVITTKQFSKTLLGCEIHFYILRMKQSVLVWIGRISSFKHLSVAMKSRLDSQPISSQLIGDSTDTSSSNLSRVLALKGGCQCFVSVNIADESVRLLAEEHISELCVKHPELFSF from the exons ATGGAGGAAGTCATCACTACAAAGCAGTTCAGCAAGACATTACTGGGATGTGAAATCCACTTCTACATCTTGAGAATGAAGCAAAGTGTCCTAGTCTGGATTGGTAGAATTTCATCCTTTAAACATTTGTCTGTGGCCATGAAAAGTCGTCTG GACTCCCAGCCAATAAGCAGTCAACTTATCGGTGACTCGACAGACACATCATCTTCAAATTTATCTAGAGTTCTAG CTCTCAAGGGTGGATGTCAGTGTTTTGTGAGTGTGAACATTGCTGACGAGTCTGTGCGGTTACTAGCCGAAGAACACATCAGTGAACTGTGTGTTAAACATCCTGAACTGTTCTCTTTTTGA
- the LOC135341128 gene encoding anamorsin homolog — MDIVPNTLLHAQTSLLIWHSAEGTQATVVRLRERAGDQGNIILENAERLLLAGLPSSSFDNVLSGVVPPASLSHSQDLLEEMVRLLKPSGTLLLLEPVSLQDTGHVSGLRSLHKLSSSLRLAGFVDISEVEVVQSGDQLEEGLVKTLSISNQDKPSFAVVKVMAKKTSYEVGTSSKLSFATKLESQAGSKVSEETAQVWTLSANDVFDDDIDIIDADTLLDEEDFLKPDPQTLRSNCGTDAAGKKKACKNCSCGLAEEMSGEEKVSQPATSSCGNCSLGDAFRCSSCPYLGMPAFKSGEQIKLSTRQLNPDK; from the exons ATGGATATAGTACCAAACACTCTGCTCCATGCTCAGACAAGTCTACTCATTTGGCACAGTGCTGAAGGGACTCAGGCAACTGTGGTGAGGCTGAGGGAGAGAGCAGGAGACCAAGGAAACATTATCCTGGAAAATGCTGAGAGATTGCTGCTAG CTGGTCTCCCTTCATCCTCATTCGATAATGTCCTGAGTGGAGTGGTACCACCTGCCTCCTTATCCCACTCACAAGACCTCCTGGAAGAGATGGTCAGACTCCTAAAACCCTCAGGGACACTTCTCCTTCTGGAACCCGTCTCTCTACAAGATACCG GTCACGTGTCTGGACTTCGCTCTCTCCATAAGCTCTCCTCTTCATTAAGGCTAGCTGGCTTTGTTGACATATCCGAG GTTGAAGTGGTACAGTCAGGTGATCAGTTGGAGGAAGGGCTTGTGAAGACGCTCAGTATTTCCAATCAAGACAAACCAAGTTTTGCTGTTGTCAAG GTCATGGCAAAAAAAACATCCTATGAAGTTGGAACAAGCTCGAAATTGTCTTTTGCCACCAAACTTGAGA GCCAAGCTGGGTCGAAGGTGAGTGAGGAGACAGCACAGGTGTGGACACTCTCTGCTAACGATGTCTTCGACGATGACATT GACATAATCGATGCCGATACCCTCTTAGATGAAGAGGACTTCCTTAAACCTGACCCTCAAACCCTTAGAA gtaaTTGTGGCACTGACGCTGCAGGAAAGAAGAAAGCTTGTAAAAATTG CTCATGTGGACTGGCTGAAGAGATGTCTGGGGAAGAGAAGGTGTCTCAACCAGCCACCTCGTCTTGTGGAAAT TGCTCCCTTGGAGATGCCTTTCGATGTTCCAGCTGTCCCTATCTGGGTATGCCCGCATTCAAGTCAGGAGAACAAATTAAGCTATCTACTAGACAGCTCAATCCAGACAAGTAG
- the LOC135341152 gene encoding serine/arginine-rich splicing factor 10-like, producing MSGDSIVVVDDYQNGSPPLQIKTTEDSPPSPSSRGDNRDSWKRSRSRSPVNRQKLYESEGTNTTSNHPDLQKARLFVGNVDHRINRSELRKAFSRYGNVLGVSIHKGFAFVQLDNEREAKNAIIGEDNRVLNGSRLHVEFSQAAKKAGAKYKEVEDQIAEIRRRASPPPASKGQSKGSYADDLKDRETKLSRLLAMEKELAYYRSHDRYSRPSDYYDRRGRRDYSPPPRDYNRGSFDRRDHHLYSRPSPPLSPTPKLSTGGYRDSYPPKGRQPSSYESRDYAYGRSGGELSVGYGGSSGGRISSDKSPGGPPLGWPTGFSKSNPNQRPFSSNSSWK from the exons ATGTCTGGGGACAGTATTGTAGTGGTAGATGATTATCAGAACGGCTCTCCTCCTTTACAGATCAAGACGACAGAAGACTCTCCCCCTAGCCCTAGCTCCAGAGGTGACAACAGAGATTCTTGGAAGAGATCAAGGAGTAGAAGTCCTGTTAACCGACAAAAACTCTACGAGTCTGAAGGGACTAATACTACTAGCAATCACCCCGACTTACAAAAGGCTAGACTCTTTGTAGGAAATGTTGATCATCGAATAAACCGATCTGAGTTGAGGAAGGCATTTTCCCGGTATGGAAATGTTTTGGGTGTTTCAATTCACAAAGGATTTGCTTTTGTTCAACTTGACAACGAACGAGAGGCCAAGAATGCTATAATTGGCGAGGATAATCGAGTACTCAATGGCTCTAGGCTTC ATGTGGAGTTCTCTCAAGCTGCAAAAAAAGCTGGAGCAAAAT ATAAAGAAGTAGAAGATCAAATTGCAGAAATCAGGAGGAGGGCATCACCACCACCAGCATCCAAAGGGCAAAGTAAGGGCTCATATGCTGATGATCTGAAAGACAGAGAAACCAAGCTCAGTAGGTTGTTAGCAATGGAGAAAGAACTTGCTTATTATCGGTCTCACGATCGCTATTCTCGACCTTCTGACTACTACGATCGTCGAGGTCGCCGTGACTACTCACCCCCACCTAGAGACTACAATCGGGGTAGTTTTGACCGCAGAGACCACCACCTCTATAGTCGCCCAAGCCCACCTTTGTCACCTACGCCAAAATTGAGCACAGGAGGCTATCGCGACTCCTACCCACCCAAAGGCAGGCAGCCCTCTAGCTACGAGTCCCGTGATTATGCATATGGAAGGAGTGGGGGTGAATTAAGTGTTGGATATGGCGGAAGCTCTGGAGGTCGCATAAGTAGTGACAAATCTCCTGGAGGACCACCTCTTGGTTGGCCCACTGGTTTCAGCAAATCTAACCCCAACCAACGTCCCTTCTCTAGCAACAGTTCCTGGAAGTAA
- the LOC135341130 gene encoding tubulin beta-4B chain, with protein sequence MREIVHLQAGQCGNQIGAKFWEVISDEHGIDPTGTYHGDSDLQLERINVYYNEATGGKYVPRAVLVDLEPGTMDSVRSGPFGQIFRPDNFVFGQSGAGNNWAKGHYTEGAELVDSVLDVVRKEAESCDCLQGFQLTHSLGGGTGSGMGTLLISKIREEYPDRIMNTFSVVPSPKVSDTVVEPYNATLSVHQLVENTDETYCIDNEALYDICFRTLKLTTPTYGDLNHLVSATMSGVTTCLRFPGQLNADLRKLAVNMVPFPRLHFFMPGFAPLTSRGSQQYRALTVPELTQQMFDAKNMMAACDPRHGRYLTVAAMFRGRMSMKEVDEQMLNVQNKNSSYFVEWIPNNVKTAVCDIPPRGLKMSATFIGNSTAIQELFKRISEQFTAMFRRKAFLHWYTGEGMDEMEFTEAESNMNDLVSEYQQYQDATAEDEGEGEDEEEDEETA encoded by the exons ATGCGTGAAATAGTTCATTTGCAAGCTGGTCAATGTGGAAACCAGATAGGAGCTAAG TTCTGGGAAGTTATCTCTGACGAACACGGTATCGACCCAACTGGCACCTACCATGGAGACTCGGACCTCCAGCTAGAGAGAATCAACGTATACTACAACGAGGCAactggtggcaaatatgtccCCAGGGCCGTTTTGGTTGACTTAGAGCCAGGAACTATGGACTCAGTCCGCTCTGGACCCTTTGGACAGATCTTCAGACCTGACAACTTTGTTTTTG GTCAAAGTGGAGCTGGTAACAACTGGGCCAAGGGTCACTACACTGAGGGAGCCGAACTAGTGGACTCCGTTCTTGATGTAGTACGAAAAGAGGCCGAGAGCTGTGACTGTCTACAAGGTTTCCAGCTCACACACTCACTTGGTGGTGGGACTGGGTCTGGCATGGGTACCCTTCTCATCTCGAAAATTCGTGAGGAATACCCCGATAGAATCATGAACACGTTCAGCGTTGTACCTTCACCTAAAGTGTCTGACACCGTAGTCGAGCCATACAATGCCACTCTCTCTGTACATCAGCTTGTAGAAAACACCGACGAGACCTACTGCATCGACAACGAAGCCCTTTATGACATCTGCTTCCGCACACTGAAGCTCACCACACCAACCTATGGCGACCTCAACCATCTTGTGTCTGCTACCATGAGTGGTGTCACTACCTGCCTTAGATTTCCTGGTCAACTGAACGCTGATCTCCGTAAACTTGCTGTCAACATGGTTCCCTTCCCCCGTCTTCACTTCTTTATGCCCGGCTTTGCTCCCCTCACCAGCCGTGGATCCCAACAATATCGTGCCCTCACTGTTCCCGAGCTCACTcagcaaatgtttgatgccaAGAACATGATGGCTGCTTGTGATCCTCGTCATGGTCGCTACCTCACCGTTGCTGCCATGTTCCGTGGACGTATGTCAATGAAGGAGGTTGATGAGCAGATGCTGAACGTGCAGAACAAGAACAGCTCCTACTTTGTTGAGTGGATTCCTAACAACGTGAAAACTGCGGTCTGTGACATCCCTCCCCGTGGTCTCAAGATGTCTGCAACTTTTATTGGCAACAGCACTGCTATCCAAGAACTTTTCAAGCGTATCAGCGAGCAGTTCACAGCTATGTTTAGACGTAAGGCTTTCTTGCATTGGTATACTGGAGAGGGCATGGACGAGATGGAGTTCACTGAG GCCGAGTCCAACATGAACGACCTTGTGTCTGAGTACCAGCAATATCAAGATGCCACAGCGGAGGACGAGGGAGAGGGTGAAGATGAGGAGGAAGATGAAGAAACTGCCTAA